The Candidatus Omnitrophota bacterium genome has a window encoding:
- a CDS encoding SEC-C metal-binding domain-containing protein, producing the protein MEFSARIREDDCDDLDFTYAQDLVESAARHSEPDEARICEWLGSSKVEGEWLEIFLILLAGERKLQAAVPILVDKYKIDTDFMLEQTSEALIKIANPLAVRLIRETFARQSWNFRNYTASFLGRFKREESEQTIIQLLESENDPAIRIILCGSLCDLLSERGMEIVWREIRQGYDVMIATLEEQLGVVAAVLGMELPELANLEQIREQRKQERMQNFQRKISPSVASEPKSVAFDRLPKEKVGRNDPCPCGSGKKYKKCCGKS; encoded by the coding sequence GTGGAGTTTTCCGCTCGGATACGGGAAGACGATTGCGATGACTTGGATTTCACTTACGCGCAGGATTTGGTCGAATCTGCGGCCCGTCATAGCGAACCGGATGAGGCGAGGATTTGCGAATGGCTGGGTTCCTCGAAAGTGGAAGGAGAATGGCTGGAAATTTTTCTTATCCTATTGGCGGGAGAGCGCAAACTCCAAGCCGCCGTTCCTATCCTGGTAGACAAATACAAAATCGATACGGATTTTATGCTGGAACAAACCAGCGAGGCTCTCATTAAAATTGCAAATCCGCTGGCGGTTCGGCTGATCCGTGAAACTTTCGCCCGGCAGAGTTGGAATTTTCGCAATTATACCGCGTCTTTTCTGGGGAGATTCAAGCGCGAAGAATCCGAGCAAACCATCATTCAACTGCTGGAATCGGAGAATGATCCCGCCATTCGCATCATTTTATGCGGTTCTCTGTGCGATTTGTTATCGGAACGCGGGATGGAAATCGTCTGGCGGGAAATTCGCCAGGGATATGACGTGATGATCGCAACGCTCGAGGAGCAATTGGGAGTAGTCGCCGCCGTTCTGGGAATGGAACTGCCCGAACTTGCCAACCTGGAGCAGATTCGCGAACAAAGAAAACAAGAACGGATGCAAAATTTCCAGCGAAAAATCTCTCCCTCCGTTGCGTCTGAGCCAAAGTCAGTTGCATTCGATCGCTTACCAAAAGAAAAGGTCGGCCGCAACGATCCCTGTCCCTGCGGCAGCGGCAAAAAATACAAAAAATGCTGCGGGAAATCGTGA